A window of the Dickeya dianthicola NCPPB 453 genome harbors these coding sequences:
- the kdpC gene encoding potassium-transporting ATPase subunit KdpC, with the protein MNYVRSSLVLLLLMTLITGVGYPLLVTALGQWLFPAQANGSLLYRQNNVVGSSLIGQAFSRDGYFQSRPSATSDSAYNAMASGGSNLAASNPALDKAVGQNVAAWRQRRGDNAPVPVELVTASASGLDPHISVSAAVYQAVGVAKARSLPQDQVEQLIDRYTYTPWPAFIGTPVVNVVELNMALDQLKPLP; encoded by the coding sequence ATGAATTATGTCCGTTCTTCCCTGGTTTTATTACTGCTGATGACCCTGATTACCGGCGTCGGCTACCCGTTGCTGGTCACCGCGCTGGGGCAATGGCTGTTCCCGGCGCAGGCCAACGGTTCGCTGCTGTACCGGCAGAACAACGTGGTCGGCTCGTCGCTGATTGGGCAAGCATTCAGCCGCGACGGGTACTTCCAGAGCCGCCCGTCCGCCACGTCGGACAGCGCCTACAACGCGATGGCGTCCGGCGGCAGCAACCTCGCGGCCAGCAACCCGGCGCTGGACAAGGCCGTCGGTCAGAACGTCGCCGCCTGGCGCCAGCGCCGCGGCGACAACGCGCCGGTGCCGGTAGAACTGGTCACCGCCTCGGCCAGCGGCCTGGACCCGCACATTTCGGTGTCGGCCGCCGTCTATCAGGCCGTGGGGGTCGCCAAAGCGCGCAGCCTGCCGCAGGATCAGGTAGAGCAGTTGATCGATCGCTATACGTACACACCGTGGCCCGCATTTATCGGAACGCCGGTGGTGAATGTCGTAGAATTAAATATGGCCTTGGACCAGTTGAAGCCACTCCCCTGA
- the kdpD gene encoding two-component system sensor histidine kinase KdpD, with amino-acid sequence MTDEEQRRPDPDSLLSQIEEQPRGKLKIFFGACAGVGKTYAMLQEAQRLKAQGLDVLVGVVETHGRSETAALVEGLPHLPMKKINHYGRHHHEFDLDAALARCPALILIDELAHSNIRGSRHPKRWQDVQELLDAGIDVFTTVNVQHLESLNDIVGGVTGIRVRETVPDPIFDDANEVVLVDLPPDDLRQRLNEGKVYLPMQAERAIENFFRKGNLLALRELALRRMADRVDDQMRAMRASQGRERVWHTRDAILLCIGRGVGNEKLVRTAARLAARLGSIWHAVYVETPRLHRLPEGERRAILRALKLAQDLGAETATLSDPSVERAVLRYARERNLGKIVIGRHPEQKLGWWRRTRFAEKLGKLGPDLDLVVVSVQDDAAPPPPKTPDVRGMTDKWRLQFYGCGVAALLCTLITLLALWSPFSMLEPVNLVMLYLLAVVIIALFYGRWPSVFAAVINVASFDLFFVVPKGTFAVADVQYLVTFAVMLTIGILVGNLTAGVRYQARVARYREQRVRHLYEMSRALNRSLSVQDIAKASHHFLRSTFQAKIAILLAEPVSSPTAELQQAALDEPDQLIVDQAIARWSYDHAAPAGAGTTTLPGVPYQLMPLATPQLSFGVIAIEPNNVRQLMIPEQQRMLETFMVLIANALERLHLVRSTENARLDAEREQLRNSLLAALSHDLRTPLTVLFGQAEILTLNLASEGSPYAPQASQIRQHILSTTRLVNNLLDMARIQSDGFNLRKEWQTLEELAGSALRQLENSLANNTIQLRLPQDMILVYCDASLIERVLINLLENAIKYAGEQATITVAASRISSPASGDMLEVQVRDNGPGIPDGQEKVIFDKFARGHKESSIPGVGLGLAICRAIVEIHGGRIWATNADDGGAVFHFTLPLAPPPALEPEEMES; translated from the coding sequence ATGACCGACGAGGAACAGCGTCGACCCGACCCGGACAGCCTGCTGAGTCAGATTGAGGAACAGCCGCGCGGCAAACTGAAAATCTTCTTCGGCGCCTGCGCCGGGGTCGGCAAAACCTACGCGATGTTGCAGGAAGCGCAGCGCCTGAAGGCTCAGGGGCTGGATGTGCTGGTCGGGGTGGTGGAAACCCACGGGCGCAGCGAAACCGCGGCGTTGGTGGAAGGGTTGCCGCACCTGCCGATGAAAAAAATCAACCATTACGGCCGTCACCATCATGAGTTCGATCTGGACGCGGCGCTGGCGCGTTGCCCGGCGCTGATCCTGATCGACGAACTGGCGCACAGCAACATTCGCGGTTCCCGCCATCCCAAACGCTGGCAGGACGTGCAGGAACTGCTGGACGCCGGCATCGACGTGTTCACCACCGTCAACGTGCAACATCTGGAAAGCCTGAACGACATCGTCGGCGGCGTGACCGGCATCCGGGTGCGGGAAACCGTCCCGGACCCGATTTTCGACGACGCCAATGAAGTGGTGCTGGTGGATCTGCCGCCCGACGACCTGCGCCAGCGTCTCAATGAAGGCAAGGTCTACCTGCCGATGCAAGCGGAACGCGCCATCGAAAACTTCTTTCGCAAAGGCAACCTGCTCGCCTTGCGCGAGCTGGCGCTCAGGCGCATGGCTGACCGGGTGGACGACCAGATGCGGGCGATGCGCGCCAGTCAAGGGCGCGAACGGGTCTGGCATACCCGCGACGCCATCCTGTTGTGCATCGGCCGCGGCGTGGGCAACGAAAAGCTGGTGCGTACCGCCGCCCGACTGGCCGCCCGCCTGGGCAGCATCTGGCACGCGGTTTACGTCGAAACGCCGCGCCTGCATCGCCTGCCGGAAGGCGAACGGCGGGCAATTCTGCGCGCACTGAAGCTGGCGCAGGATCTGGGCGCGGAAACCGCCACCCTCTCTGACCCGTCGGTGGAACGCGCCGTGCTGCGCTACGCCCGCGAGCGCAATCTGGGCAAGATAGTGATTGGCCGGCATCCCGAACAGAAACTCGGCTGGTGGCGCCGCACCCGCTTCGCCGAGAAACTCGGCAAATTAGGGCCGGACCTCGATTTGGTGGTGGTGTCGGTGCAGGACGATGCCGCGCCGCCTCCGCCCAAGACCCCGGATGTCCGGGGAATGACCGACAAATGGCGACTGCAGTTCTACGGCTGCGGCGTCGCCGCTCTGCTCTGTACGTTGATTACGCTGCTGGCGCTGTGGTCGCCGTTCTCCATGCTGGAGCCGGTCAATCTGGTGATGCTCTACCTGCTGGCGGTGGTGATCATCGCGCTGTTTTATGGTCGCTGGCCGTCGGTGTTCGCCGCGGTCATCAACGTCGCCAGTTTCGATCTGTTTTTCGTGGTGCCTAAAGGGACATTCGCGGTAGCGGACGTTCAGTATCTGGTCACGTTTGCGGTGATGCTGACCATCGGCATTCTGGTGGGAAATCTGACCGCCGGCGTGCGCTATCAGGCCCGCGTCGCCCGCTACCGCGAGCAACGGGTGCGGCATCTGTATGAAATGTCCAGAGCGCTTAACCGCAGCCTGTCGGTGCAGGATATCGCCAAAGCCAGTCACCATTTCCTGCGCTCCACCTTTCAGGCCAAGATCGCCATTTTGCTGGCCGAGCCGGTTTCCTCGCCGACGGCGGAACTGCAACAGGCTGCGCTCGACGAACCCGACCAATTGATCGTCGATCAGGCCATTGCCCGCTGGAGCTACGATCACGCCGCCCCCGCCGGGGCCGGCACCACCACCCTGCCGGGCGTACCGTATCAGCTTATGCCGCTGGCGACGCCGCAGCTGAGCTTCGGCGTCATCGCCATCGAACCGAACAATGTTCGTCAGTTGATGATTCCGGAACAGCAACGCATGCTGGAAACCTTCATGGTATTGATCGCCAACGCGCTGGAGCGCTTGCATCTGGTCAGAAGTACCGAAAACGCGCGTCTGGACGCCGAACGCGAGCAACTACGCAACTCGCTGCTGGCCGCGCTGTCCCATGATTTGCGCACCCCGTTGACGGTGCTGTTTGGTCAGGCGGAAATCCTGACGCTTAACCTGGCGTCCGAAGGTTCGCCCTATGCGCCGCAGGCCAGCCAGATCCGCCAGCACATCCTCAGTACCACTCGGCTGGTCAACAACTTACTGGATATGGCGCGCATCCAGTCCGATGGCTTCAATTTGCGCAAAGAGTGGCAAACGCTGGAAGAACTCGCCGGAAGCGCGTTACGGCAGTTGGAAAATTCACTGGCAAACAATACTATTCAATTACGGTTGCCGCAGGACATGATCCTGGTGTACTGCGACGCCAGCCTGATCGAACGGGTGTTGATCAACCTGCTGGAAAACGCCATCAAGTACGCAGGCGAGCAGGCGACGATCACCGTCGCCGCCAGCCGGATATCCTCCCCGGCCTCCGGCGATATGCTGGAAGTACAGGTGCGGGATAACGGCCCCGGCATCCCCGACGGTCAGGAAAAAGTGATTTTTGACAAGTTCGCCCGCGGGCACAAAGAATCCTCCATTCCCGGCGTTGGGCTGGGGCTGGCAATTTGCCGGGCGATTGTGGAGATTCACGGCGGACGAATCTGGGCCACCAACGCGGATGACGGCGGCGCGGTGTTCCACTTTACCCTGCCGCTGGCGCCGCCGCCGGCGCTCGAACCTGAAGAGATGGAGTCCTGA
- a CDS encoding type 2 GTP cyclohydrolase I: MRNTELESLINGFLNVAAFQDYGPNGLQVEGRREVRRIVTGVTACQALLDAAVAQQADAVLVHHGYFWRNEPAVVRGMKRQRLKTLLANDLNLYGYHLPLDAHPEVGNNARLAAMLGIRALGEIESLLPYGELAQPCSGDDLRQSLEAVLERPVLHSGDNAPAQIRRIAWCTGGGQGFIDQAADFGVDAFITGEVSEKTIHTAREMGLHFYAAGHHATERVGIRALGEWLASQHGFDVTFIDIPNPA, translated from the coding sequence ATGCGTAATACCGAACTGGAAAGCCTGATCAACGGTTTTCTCAATGTGGCGGCGTTTCAGGACTACGGGCCCAACGGGTTGCAGGTGGAAGGGCGCCGCGAGGTGCGGCGCATCGTCACCGGCGTCACCGCCTGTCAGGCGTTGCTGGATGCGGCTGTGGCGCAGCAGGCCGATGCGGTGCTGGTGCATCACGGCTATTTCTGGCGCAACGAGCCGGCGGTGGTGCGCGGCATGAAACGCCAGCGCCTGAAGACCCTGCTGGCAAATGACCTCAACCTGTACGGCTACCACCTGCCGCTGGATGCTCATCCGGAAGTCGGCAACAACGCCCGGCTGGCGGCGATGCTGGGGATTCGGGCGCTGGGCGAGATCGAATCGTTGTTGCCATACGGCGAACTGGCCCAGCCTTGTAGCGGCGACGACTTGCGTCAGTCGCTGGAAGCGGTGCTGGAGCGACCGGTGTTGCACAGCGGCGACAACGCGCCCGCGCAGATCCGGCGTATTGCCTGGTGTACCGGCGGCGGGCAGGGTTTTATCGATCAGGCGGCTGATTTTGGCGTTGACGCTTTCATCACCGGCGAGGTGTCGGAGAAAACTATCCACACCGCCCGTGAAATGGGGCTGCATTTCTATGCCGCCGGCCATCATGCCACCGAGCGGGTCGGGATCCGCGCGTTGGGGGAATGGCTGGCGTCGCAGCATGGTTTTGACGTGACATTTATTGATATCCCCAACCCGGCGTAA
- a CDS encoding YbfA family protein — MMCYVVYPWYRIALRRTAVVLVGVLALPVMLCWRGRARFYSYLHRVWLKTSDKPVWLEQSEQAAGYFY; from the coding sequence ATGATGTGCTATGTTGTTTATCCCTGGTACCGGATCGCGTTGCGCCGTACCGCCGTCGTGCTGGTGGGTGTTCTGGCGCTGCCGGTGATGTTGTGCTGGCGTGGCCGCGCCCGTTTTTACAGCTACCTGCATCGCGTGTGGCTTAAGACCAGCGACAAGCCGGTGTGGCTGGAACAGTCAGAGCAGGCCGCCGGCTATTTTTACTGA
- the kdpF gene encoding K(+)-transporting ATPase subunit F, which translates to MNIGLMAGGMLVVLLLVYLFYALLNAEEF; encoded by the coding sequence GTGAATATTGGCCTGATGGCAGGCGGTATGCTGGTGGTGCTACTGCTGGTTTATCTTTTTTATGCATTGCTCAACGCGGAGGAATTCTGA
- the kdpB gene encoding potassium-transporting ATPase subunit KdpB, which produces MIRKQQTLFDAALLRNALVDSVKKLSPRIQWRNPVMFVVYIGSLLTAGIWLAIVSGQTAGNAGFTGAVSLWLWVTVLFANVAEALAEGRSKAQAETLKGVKKTSWANKLAAPHHDAASQKAPADSLRKGDVVLVSAGEMIPCDGEVLEGGASVDESAITGESAPVIRESGGDFASVTGGTRVLSDWLVIQCTVNPGETFIDRMIAMVENAKRRKTPNEVALTILLVELTIIFLLVVATLSPFSWFSVTANNSGSVISITVLVALLVCLIPTTIGGLLSAIGIAGMSRMLGANVIATSGRAVEAAGDIDVLLLDKTGTITLGNRQASAFLPAPGVSEQALADAAQLASLADETPEGRSIVVLAKQRFGLRERALRDLDATFVPFSAQTRMSGVNIQERTIRKGAVDALRRYIDANQGQFPAEVEDAVAGVARQGGTPLVVAEGKRVLGVVALKDIVKGGIKERFAELRSMGIKTVMITGDNPLTAAAIAAEAGVDDFLSEATPEAKLALIRQYQAEGRMVAMTGDGTNDAPALAQADVAVAMNSGTQAAKEAGNMVDLDSNPTKLIEVVHIGKQMLMTRGSLTTFSIANDVAKYFAIIPAAFAATYPQLNALNVMQLHSPASAMLSAVIFNALIIVFLIPLALKGISYKPMSAAALLSRNLWIYGLGGLLVPFAGIKLIDLFLTVAGLA; this is translated from the coding sequence ATGATTCGTAAACAGCAAACGCTTTTTGATGCCGCTCTGTTGCGTAACGCGCTGGTGGATTCGGTAAAAAAACTCTCCCCACGCATCCAGTGGCGCAATCCGGTGATGTTCGTGGTGTATATCGGCAGCCTGCTGACGGCCGGTATCTGGCTGGCGATAGTCAGCGGACAAACCGCGGGCAACGCCGGGTTCACCGGTGCAGTATCACTGTGGCTGTGGGTAACGGTGCTGTTCGCCAACGTCGCCGAAGCGCTGGCGGAAGGCCGCAGCAAGGCGCAGGCGGAAACCCTCAAAGGGGTGAAAAAAACCAGTTGGGCCAACAAGCTCGCCGCCCCGCATCATGACGCCGCCAGCCAGAAAGCGCCGGCCGATAGCCTGCGCAAAGGCGACGTGGTGCTGGTGTCCGCCGGCGAGATGATCCCCTGCGACGGCGAGGTGCTGGAAGGCGGCGCCTCGGTTGATGAAAGCGCCATCACCGGCGAGTCCGCGCCGGTAATCCGCGAATCCGGCGGCGACTTCGCCTCGGTGACCGGCGGCACCCGCGTGCTGTCCGACTGGCTGGTTATCCAGTGTACCGTCAACCCTGGCGAAACCTTTATCGACCGGATGATCGCTATGGTGGAGAACGCCAAACGCCGCAAAACGCCGAACGAAGTGGCGCTCACCATCCTGCTGGTGGAATTAACCATCATTTTCCTGCTGGTGGTCGCCACGCTGTCGCCGTTTTCCTGGTTCAGCGTGACGGCCAACAACAGCGGCTCGGTCATCAGCATCACCGTGCTGGTGGCGCTGCTGGTGTGCCTGATCCCCACCACCATCGGCGGGTTGCTGTCGGCCATCGGCATCGCCGGCATGAGCCGTATGCTGGGCGCCAACGTCATCGCCACCAGCGGCCGTGCGGTGGAAGCCGCCGGCGACATCGACGTGCTGCTGCTGGATAAGACCGGCACCATCACGCTGGGCAACCGTCAGGCTTCCGCGTTTCTGCCCGCGCCGGGCGTGAGCGAACAGGCGCTGGCCGACGCGGCGCAACTGGCCTCGCTGGCGGACGAAACCCCGGAAGGACGCAGCATCGTGGTGCTGGCCAAACAGCGTTTTGGTCTGCGTGAGCGGGCGCTGCGGGATCTCGACGCCACCTTCGTGCCCTTCTCGGCGCAGACGCGCATGAGCGGCGTCAATATTCAGGAGCGCACCATCCGCAAAGGCGCCGTGGACGCGCTGCGCCGCTACATTGACGCCAATCAGGGCCAGTTCCCGGCGGAAGTGGAAGACGCCGTCGCCGGCGTGGCGCGTCAGGGCGGCACCCCGCTGGTGGTTGCCGAGGGCAAGCGCGTGCTGGGTGTGGTGGCGTTGAAGGATATCGTCAAAGGCGGCATCAAGGAGCGTTTCGCCGAACTGCGCAGCATGGGCATCAAGACGGTGATGATCACCGGCGATAACCCGCTGACCGCCGCCGCCATTGCCGCCGAAGCGGGCGTGGACGATTTTCTGTCGGAAGCCACGCCGGAAGCCAAGCTGGCGCTGATTCGCCAGTATCAGGCCGAAGGCCGCATGGTGGCGATGACCGGCGACGGTACCAACGACGCCCCGGCGCTGGCGCAGGCCGACGTGGCGGTGGCGATGAACTCCGGCACCCAGGCCGCCAAAGAGGCGGGCAACATGGTGGATCTGGATTCCAACCCCACCAAGCTTATCGAGGTGGTGCATATCGGCAAGCAGATGCTGATGACCCGCGGTTCGCTCACCACCTTCAGCATCGCCAATGACGTGGCCAAATATTTCGCCATCATCCCGGCTGCGTTCGCCGCCACTTACCCGCAGTTGAACGCACTGAACGTGATGCAACTGCACTCCCCCGCCTCGGCGATGCTGTCGGCGGTGATCTTCAACGCGTTGATTATCGTGTTCCTGATCCCGCTGGCGCTGAAAGGGATCAGTTATAAACCCATGAGCGCTGCGGCGCTGCTGAGCCGCAACCTGTGGATTTACGGGCTGGGCGGTCTGCTGGTGCCGTTCGCCGGCATCAAGCTGATCGACCTGTTCCTGACCGTCGCCGGGCTGGCGTAA
- a CDS encoding YbgA family protein, with protein sequence MTADLIPVGISACLLGNPVRFDGGHKRLTFAVEQLAPYFHFEPVCPEMAIGLPAPRPALRLVKSDAGDVRLLASNGSGLDVTEKMAAFCAEKAAQLAHLCGYIVCAKSPSCGMERVKIYDVAQLNARKSGVGLFTQQLRETMPWLPVEEDGRLHDSALRENFIARVYALHEFNQLWNNGLSRGVLMSFHSRYKLLLLAHSQPEYRELGPFVAAMDQWDSLEAFAAQYRLRLMTLLSHPASRRNHTNVLMHVQGYFRRQLTAGQRQELTQLIDRYRQGGQPLLAPLTLLRHYLAEYPDAWLAQQRYFDPYPEALRLRYGH encoded by the coding sequence ATGACAGCCGATCTGATTCCCGTTGGCATCAGTGCCTGCCTGCTTGGCAATCCGGTGCGCTTTGATGGCGGTCATAAACGACTGACCTTTGCCGTTGAGCAACTGGCTCCCTATTTCCATTTTGAACCGGTGTGCCCGGAGATGGCGATCGGCTTGCCGGCGCCGCGCCCGGCATTGCGACTGGTTAAGTCGGATGCGGGGGATGTTCGTTTGCTGGCCAGCAATGGTTCCGGGCTGGATGTGACGGAAAAAATGGCGGCGTTCTGCGCTGAAAAAGCGGCGCAGTTGGCGCACCTGTGCGGTTATATCGTTTGCGCCAAATCGCCCAGTTGCGGCATGGAGCGGGTTAAAATTTACGATGTTGCCCAGCTCAACGCGCGTAAAAGCGGGGTGGGGCTGTTTACCCAACAATTACGGGAAACCATGCCGTGGTTGCCGGTGGAAGAAGACGGTCGCCTGCATGACTCGGCACTGCGCGAGAACTTCATTGCCCGGGTCTATGCGTTGCATGAATTCAACCAGTTATGGAACAACGGGTTGAGCCGGGGTGTGCTGATGAGCTTCCACAGCCGTTATAAGCTGCTGTTGCTGGCGCATTCGCAGCCGGAGTACCGCGAGCTGGGGCCGTTTGTCGCCGCAATGGACCAGTGGGATTCGCTGGAGGCGTTTGCGGCGCAGTACCGGTTGCGATTGATGACGTTGCTGTCGCACCCGGCTTCCCGGCGCAATCACACCAATGTGCTGATGCATGTGCAGGGGTATTTCCGCCGTCAGTTAACCGCCGGGCAGCGGCAGGAACTGACCCAACTGATCGATCGCTATCGTCAGGGGGGTCAGCCGTTGCTGGCGCCGCTCACCCTGTTGCGTCATTACCTGGCGGAGTACCCGGATGCCTGGCTGGCGCAGCAGCGCTATTTCGATCCTTACCCGGAGGCGCTGCGGTTACGTTATGGGCACTAA
- the kdpA gene encoding potassium-transporting ATPase subunit KdpA: MPSDAFLLIVSLFALLLMLAQPLSQFMARLVEGETGALRRYELGVARLCGFSTREMGWQHYAGAILVFNLLGIVLLFLMLAYQDHLPLNPQQMPGLSWHLALNTAISFVTNTNWQAYSGESALSYFSQMVGLTVQNFLSAATGIAVAFVLMRAFARRTTHELGNAWLDLLRINLYLLLPISLLLSLFFISQGSIQNVLPYHPITTLEGASQVLPMGPLASQEAIKMLGTNGGGFFGANSAHPFENPNALTNFVQMLSILLIPAALCFTFGRVVNDRRQGHTLLWAMSLMLIVATTVVMYAEVSGNPHLLSLGADSAQNMEGKESRFGVLSSAFFAAITTATSCGAVNAMHDSFTALGGLIPMWLMQIGEVIFGGVGSGFYGMLVFVLLTVFIAGLMIGRTPEYLGKKIEAWEMKMAALVILITPALVLLGTALALGTEAGRAGILNPGAHGFSEVLYAYSSAANNNGSAFAGLSVNTPFYNLTLGIAMLLGRFSSLIPVLAIAGSLAAKKRQPETKGALSTRGPLFIGLLIAIILLISALNFIPALALGPVAEHLQSSLVH; this comes from the coding sequence ATGCCCAGCGATGCTTTTTTATTGATCGTCAGCCTGTTTGCGCTCCTGTTGATGCTGGCACAGCCGCTCAGCCAGTTTATGGCGCGACTGGTGGAAGGCGAAACCGGCGCATTGCGCCGTTACGAGCTGGGCGTGGCGCGGCTGTGTGGTTTTTCAACCCGTGAAATGGGATGGCAACACTATGCCGGCGCGATTCTGGTGTTCAACCTGTTGGGCATCGTGCTGCTGTTCCTGATGCTGGCGTATCAGGATCATCTGCCGTTGAACCCACAGCAAATGCCGGGCCTGTCCTGGCATCTGGCGCTCAACACCGCAATCAGTTTTGTGACCAACACCAACTGGCAGGCTTACAGCGGGGAAAGTGCTCTGAGCTATTTCAGCCAGATGGTAGGGCTGACGGTGCAGAACTTTTTGTCCGCCGCGACCGGCATCGCCGTGGCATTCGTGCTGATGCGCGCCTTTGCCCGCCGCACCACCCATGAATTAGGCAACGCCTGGCTGGATCTGTTGCGCATCAATCTGTACCTGTTGCTGCCGATTTCACTGCTGCTCAGCCTGTTCTTCATCAGTCAGGGAAGCATTCAGAACGTCCTGCCGTACCACCCTATCACCACGCTGGAAGGCGCATCGCAGGTGCTGCCGATGGGGCCGCTAGCCTCGCAGGAAGCCATTAAAATGCTGGGCACCAACGGCGGCGGTTTTTTCGGCGCCAACTCGGCGCATCCGTTCGAAAACCCGAATGCGCTGACCAACTTCGTGCAGATGCTGTCCATCCTGCTGATTCCAGCGGCGCTGTGCTTTACCTTCGGCCGGGTGGTGAATGACCGTCGTCAGGGCCATACCCTGCTGTGGGCGATGTCGCTGATGCTGATCGTCGCCACCACGGTGGTGATGTACGCCGAAGTCAGCGGCAACCCGCATCTGCTGTCGCTGGGAGCGGACAGCGCGCAAAACATGGAAGGCAAAGAATCCCGTTTCGGCGTATTGTCGTCGGCTTTTTTCGCCGCCATCACCACCGCTACCTCCTGCGGCGCGGTCAACGCCATGCATGACTCGTTCACCGCGCTAGGCGGCCTGATCCCGATGTGGCTGATGCAGATTGGCGAAGTGATCTTCGGCGGCGTAGGTTCCGGCTTCTACGGCATGCTGGTGTTCGTGCTGCTGACGGTGTTTATCGCCGGGCTGATGATCGGCCGAACCCCGGAATACCTCGGCAAGAAAATCGAAGCCTGGGAAATGAAGATGGCGGCGCTGGTGATTCTGATAACCCCAGCGCTGGTGTTGCTGGGCACCGCGCTGGCGCTCGGCACCGAAGCCGGCCGCGCCGGCATCCTGAATCCGGGCGCGCACGGCTTTAGCGAAGTGCTGTACGCCTATTCCTCGGCCGCCAACAACAACGGCAGCGCCTTTGCCGGGCTTAGCGTCAACACCCCGTTCTACAACCTGACGCTGGGTATCGCGATGCTGCTGGGCCGCTTCTCATCGCTGATTCCGGTGCTGGCAATCGCCGGTTCGCTGGCGGCGAAAAAACGCCAGCCGGAAACCAAGGGGGCGTTGTCCACCCGTGGTCCGCTGTTCATCGGTCTGCTGATCGCCATTATTTTGCTGATTAGCGCGCTGAACTTTATTCCTGCCCTGGCACTGGGTCCAGTTGCCGAGCATTTACAGTCAAGTCTGGTTCACTGA
- the phrB gene encoding deoxyribodipyrimidine photo-lyase has translation MTTHLVWFRHDLRLTDNLALHAACQDPDARVEAVFIATPQQWASHAMAPCQAAFLLDNLRCLQQALGEKGIPLHYRQCDDFAASVRWLADFCRERQATHLFYNRQYEWNERQRDRQLEQALAGVSECRGFDDSLLLPPGSVVTGSGDMYKVFTPFRTAFLKCLQQRDVASVPTPAARRQGDITLASLAPFDYPQTDVHADFPAGEPAALQRLRQFCREQVMLYHEQRELPALAATSKLSPYLALGILSPRQCFNRLRMEHPDWLARSDSGAFTWFNELVWREFYRHLLVFSPTLCKHQPFIGWTRRVAWRNAPDELAAWQRGETGYPIVDAAMRQLNQTGWMHNRLRMICASFLVKDLLHDWREGERYFMSQLLDGDLAANNGGWQWAASTGTDAAPYFRIFNPTTQGERFDPDGEFIRRWVPELAQIPGKAVHQPHHWAARQQRQIDYPLPIVDHKQARTRTLAAFEAAKNGETA, from the coding sequence ATGACCACACATCTGGTCTGGTTTCGTCACGATTTACGCCTTACCGATAACCTGGCGTTGCACGCCGCCTGCCAGGACCCTGACGCACGGGTTGAGGCGGTGTTTATCGCCACGCCGCAACAGTGGGCCAGCCATGCGATGGCGCCGTGTCAGGCGGCGTTCCTGCTGGACAATTTGCGCTGTCTGCAACAGGCGCTGGGGGAAAAAGGCATCCCGCTGCACTACCGCCAGTGTGATGATTTCGCCGCCAGCGTGCGCTGGCTGGCCGATTTCTGCCGCGAGCGTCAGGCGACGCATCTGTTTTACAACCGTCAGTATGAATGGAATGAACGCCAGCGCGATCGGCAACTGGAGCAAGCGCTGGCGGGGGTGAGCGAATGCCGGGGGTTTGACGACAGCCTGCTGTTGCCGCCCGGCAGCGTGGTCACCGGTTCCGGCGACATGTACAAGGTGTTTACGCCCTTTCGCACCGCCTTTCTCAAATGCCTGCAACAACGCGACGTCGCTTCGGTGCCCACGCCGGCTGCCCGTCGGCAGGGCGACATCACGCTGGCGTCGCTGGCGCCGTTCGACTATCCGCAAACCGACGTTCATGCCGACTTCCCGGCCGGCGAGCCGGCGGCCTTGCAGCGCCTGCGCCAGTTCTGCCGTGAACAGGTGATGTTGTACCATGAACAGCGCGAGCTGCCCGCGCTGGCCGCCACCAGCAAGCTGTCGCCGTATCTGGCGCTGGGGATATTGTCGCCGCGCCAGTGTTTCAACCGATTAAGGATGGAACATCCGGACTGGCTGGCCCGCTCGGACAGTGGCGCGTTTACCTGGTTCAATGAGCTGGTGTGGCGCGAATTTTACCGCCACTTGCTGGTGTTCAGCCCGACGTTGTGCAAGCACCAGCCGTTCATCGGCTGGACGCGGCGCGTGGCATGGCGCAACGCGCCGGACGAACTGGCGGCGTGGCAGCGGGGGGAAACCGGTTATCCCATCGTCGATGCGGCGATGCGCCAGTTGAACCAGACTGGCTGGATGCATAACCGGCTACGGATGATTTGCGCCAGTTTTCTGGTGAAAGACTTACTTCACGACTGGCGTGAAGGCGAGCGTTACTTTATGAGCCAGTTGCTGGACGGCGATTTGGCCGCCAATAACGGCGGCTGGCAGTGGGCGGCCTCCACCGGCACCGACGCCGCGCCTTATTTCCGTATTTTCAACCCAACCACGCAGGGCGAGCGTTTCGACCCGGACGGCGAATTTATCCGGCGCTGGGTGCCGGAGCTGGCGCAGATTCCGGGCAAGGCGGTTCATCAGCCCCATCACTGGGCGGCACGCCAGCAGCGGCAAATCGACTATCCGCTGCCGATCGTCGACCATAAACAGGCGCGCACGCGCACGCTGGCGGCATTTGAGGCCGCGAAAAACGGCGAAACGGCATGA